The following nucleotide sequence is from Vanessa cardui chromosome 3, ilVanCard2.1, whole genome shotgun sequence.
AGTATCGTAAAATTCCGTTGAGCTTGTGtagaattgaatattttgtacTTAGTTTATTATTGGCAgggttattaatataatcacggtagcatgcgtaagcgatcccgtggcgtccgccgaaagacggagagggtaccgctggttttttagtgggtaaacccggtgtgcttgggcgtattcggcgttcagggctccggggagtcccacacacccccccacattccatcacgtgggggaagcgcgtaaagcgtttttccagcgagaaaaaaaaaagggttattaatataaattgtataaaacaaagttttaatCTCCACTTACTTCTCACCCATCCAACAGACATCGATTGATTGACgaatgattttgattatttatagaatGAGCCATAAATAAGGAAACCTTCCCATAAATGGGGAAATCTTCATCATTAGTTACATCAAGACAAAGTATCTACTATAAAATTGTAGTTTTTAAAAAGGCAAGTAGTAAAAACCGCGACTGTGCGTCTTCAAAGTTACACTCattgtaacaatttttatctattacagACTaaatttcaaaagtgcttgtaaagtcCTACTCGAATAaggcatattttaattttattaaaaataatatatttaacaagtgTAGTGTATTGTAATCATTCGCTGCAAAACGGACCCTCGGacgaataaaattttgatcTCGGCAACTAGTCATCCAAATTTGAATCTTTAAGCTGAAAATTGTCTGATCTTTAGAACAACAGAATAACGATACTcgtgattttttatatttatatctaccaCTTTAATTAGTCTTATAAAACTGAATATAACTCCTTAACATATTTCTGCTAAGCGAACGAATCATCATCACAACGAAAAAAACATTTCTGTTCAATATTTCAACCAGAAAAGGAAACacatagttttttataaaatatttattatctatgttttttattctatatcacATGAattaatgagaaataaaaactttattgaatatgtttgacttaaaatacaaagttagcGCTAGGAATGCGACGGCTTCACGCTCACACGAGCGGGTAGGAGGCGGCGGATGCGATCCCGCAATGGTTGTCGCGGTTGCGCGCCATCTTGATGTAGCCGAGCTCGCCCCACGAGCGGCCCCAAGAGTTCTTCACGAGCCAGTAGTCGCCGCCGTCCTCGTCCGTGCCGTAACCCACCACCAGAACCTACCCCGAACGGTGACACTCCACTATTACTACGGCCTATTTAcactatagtttgttcgcgttaagaatgcagtgagttgtcattgtttaccggctttactccgccccctgaccaatcaaatcttttttaacagcagggtgaaggtgtatgcatatttgtgttaaaattccaacaaatgatatttgttttaaagactaagtataattaatttaaaaaatacacattataataaaaaatcgaatcggggtgaataatcaacaaaattcttaacactatatacaatcgtttgcgaatcttgccatcgcgatgtagaaatttacatattttgacataacgtcatctagtagctataggttacatttattattacgtgtacagcttgaataaattaaatataaatatataaataaacaatatttaaattataaaaataaaaatatcagttaataattaattaaatgtgaacttgactttgtaatttgaaaagatttgattggtcaaagggggcggagtcaggccggtaaagaatgacaactcactgcattcttaacgcgaacagactatagttgcGAGTTAAAATCTAGTGGATCTCAGTGAGGCCAATCGATCAATCCAAATCGTTGTAATGAGTTTAACTGTCCAGGCACGGTAACGCGACACGCTGGGCGGCGTTGGCGTGTAACGTGACCTGCCATTGTCACTGATAAGCCAGCTGATTTGTAATGAATCAGCCCGTCAGCGCCCGTTCGAGATACAACAGAGCAATAACttgtttatttcattagatTACTTTTTAACAGATATCATGCATCGACCTGAGTGACATTTAGATACGATGCTCACACTGCAAAACCGCATGACGCCACACAGTAACATGACTATCATCATAATATTATGCGCTAGTCGTTCTGTAAGACTAGAGCGAGCCGACTCACCCCGTGGTCGAGGTTGCTGGAGGAGCAGTTCTCATCGTAGTAGACCCCGGTGGCGTAGAGCTGGAAGGACTCCTGGCTGGCGTCGATGGCGACGGAGACGGGCCCCACGGTGGCCACGGCCTGCTTCAGCTTCTCCTCGTCACCCTCGGGCACGTCCACGAAGCCCACGTCGTCGGCGCCCACGTTCTTGGGGTTGTACCTGCAACGGGAGCGGTCAGCGGCTGGACGGGCCGGAGGCGACGGCGCCCTCGGGCCGGCCCCACCTGCACTTGTCGTCGACGGCCTCGTAGGGGTAGGTCTTCTCCATGTCGATGCCGCGGTTGTCGCGGATGTACTTGAAGGCGTTGTCCATGAGGCCGCCGTTGCAGCCGTTGTTCCCGTAGGCGCCCGAGCAGTCGATGAGGTTCTGCTCCGACAGCGACACCAGGAAGCCGCTCTTGCGGAAGTGCTGCGCCTCCAGCGCGCCCGTCTGCGGACCGACGCCGTTACAGCAGCCGTTCGGACCgcaataatacaacaacaacaacaacagcctgtagattcttactgctgggctagaggcctcctctccctttgaggagaaggtttggaacatattccaccacgctgttccaatgcgggttggaatacacatgtggcagaatttctatgaaatttgtcacatgcaagtttcctcacgatgttttccttcaccgctgagcacgagatgaattataaagacaaattaaccacatgaatcaacggtgcttgcctgggtttgaacccgcaatcatctgttaagatgcacgcgttctaaccactgggccatctcgactctcgaccgcaataattacaaaattatttttaacgcttcattacattatatagaaatcaaaaaattaacaaaaatatcatcaatatattttttaagctttAATATCTCCGGAAAATGAAATTTACATGATTCAAACGGGTCCGTTAAAACCACTTGCTGCCAATCAATCcaattgtttcaaaaataaagCATAAACCTTTCCCACGCTTGACGCGTGTATTTGCTCACGACCGCGTGAGAGATCGTTGTGCGAACGTATATGTATGTTCGCATGTACGTCTGTAGGGCTTCGAGGCGTCAACAGAAGATACTAATAATCTCATTAGAAAACCTACGCTGAATAATCTCTTGACAAAATATTACGAGAACTTTACTAGAATTCGTGCTGCGGCGCGAAGCCCTAGGCCGCCGGCCGTCGGATCCGATTTCCATGAAAATGTTTCAACGATGTTATCGTTGCAGATGGAATTTGAAACtcaaatataaaagtttataaagtgAATCAGAGTGACTCACTCGCGGGTGAATAATACATAATCGCATCACGCCCCTCGCGAGTAACAACAACACCACAGCGATATATACCGACAGTGATGGGCGATATGTTATGATTTATGGGAACATCATATTTTAATGACTGAGTCATCATTTACATCATGACATGTGGTAGAGTTACGGGACTCGTGTCGTACAAACTGACAAGAAGGTTCACATCCAACGCTAGGAGCGTTGCAGCCAAGTCATAGCTGATGCAATTACAACGTATGTTGCAACACAGTGAATATTGATGGGTATGGTGTTATGCAGCGTGTCACTGGAAGGGCTGCGTGTCGTGGGGTCGTGTGTGTGTGCgagtgcgtgtgcgtgtgtgcgggTGCGGGTGCGGATACTCACGGCACTGAAGGACCAGCAGGAGCCGCACTTGCCCTGGTCCTTGACGTCGGTGACGGCGCCCTGCGCGCGCCAGTCCACCTGCTCGGGCAGCGCCACGTTGGCGGGCGACAGGAACGTGGCGCCGCGCGAGTCGCGCCCCTTGCTGTACAGCTCCTTGTTGTGTCTGCCGGCGGACGACGACTTAGAGCCAAAGAGGCTAACAGCTTCCCGATATTGATACTGCTCTTATAATAcgcgggtgcaatgctgatactaaatatactgcagatttttttttttacttattgtttatgtattatatacaaaaacattcctattgaatcactatctatttaaaaaaccgcatcaaaatccaatGTGATTTTGTAATCATGTAAAATTACTTGGAATAATATTGTAGATAAACCTCATAGCAGATGTTATGCATAACATACTAGTTGAATTAAATACAAGCTATTTTCGCTTTGCGAAGTAGATTATATCCAGAAGAATCGGTAAGAGATTCAGTATTAACTCTTTCCCACTATTTTAAGTACAAAGTATGTCAATAAACACACATTAGATGTGTATttatcctgcttggaaatcaACACTGCTAAGTCcattactatttttatcatattactttTAACACAATATGATATTACGATAAATAATATGCATTATTTGTCAATGTTTTTTGACAtgagctttaattttttttaataattggcCTATAGGAGAGTCCCGTCCCCAGGAAGCGGAAACTACGTGTTATTTGTTAACCTATCCTCCTCGTATCCTTACAGCGATTCTAACCGCTTCATTCCGAAGG
It contains:
- the LOC124543625 gene encoding cathepsin L-like isoform X2 translates to MKSLAVLLVLVAAASAVSFFDLVREEWNAFKLEHKKSYESETEERFRMKIYAENKHKVAKHNQRFERGQVSYRLATNKYADMLHHEFVHTMNGFNRTAKHNKELYSKGRDSRGATFLSPANVALPEQVDWRAQGAVTDVKDQGKCGSCWSFSATGALEAQHFRKSGFLVSLSEQNLIDCSGAYGNNGCNGGLMDNAFKYIRDNRGIDMEKTYPYEAVDDKCRYNPKNVGADDVGFVDVPEGDEEKLKQAVATVGPVSVAIDASQESFQLYATGVYYDENCSSSNLDHGVLVVGYGTDEDGGDYWLVKNSWGRSWGELGYIKMARNRDNHCGIASAASYPLV
- the LOC124543625 gene encoding cathepsin L-like isoform X6, which gives rise to MVMVAVVSADSFVDLLREEWSAFKLKHKKSYENETEERFRKKIYAENKLKVEKHNRRFERGEVTFRLDVNKYADKLHHEFGHTMNGFNRTAKHNKELYSKGRDSRGATFLSPANVALPEQVDWRAQGAVTDVKDQGKCGSCWSFSATGALEAQHFRKSGFLVSLSEQNLIDCSGAYGNNGCNGGLMDNAFKYIRDNRGIDMEKTYPYEAVDDKCRYNPKNVGADDVGFVDVPEGDEEKLKQAVATVGPVSVAIDASQESFQLYATGVYYDENCSSSNLDHGVLVVGYGTDEDGGDYWLVKNSWGRSWGELGYIKMARNRDNHCGIASAASYPLV
- the LOC124543625 gene encoding cathepsin L-like isoform X3, which codes for MRTLAVLMVVVAVVGADSFVDLLREEWSAFKLKHKKSYENETEERFRKKIYAENKLKVEKHNRRFERGEVTFRLDVNKYADKLHHEFGHTMNGFNRTAKHNKELYSKGRDSRGATFLSPANVALPEQVDWRAQGAVTDVKDQGKCGSCWSFSATGALEAQHFRKSGFLVSLSEQNLIDCSGAYGNNGCNGGLMDNAFKYIRDNRGIDMEKTYPYEAVDDKCRYNPKNVGADDVGFVDVPEGDEEKLKQAVATVGPVSVAIDASQESFQLYATGVYYDENCSSSNLDHGVLVVGYGTDEDGGDYWLVKNSWGRSWGELGYIKMARNRDNHCGIASAASYPLV
- the LOC124543625 gene encoding cathepsin L-like isoform X1 — encoded protein: MKTMKSLAVLLVLVAAASAVSFFDLVREEWNAFKLEHKKSYESETEERFRMKIYAENKHKVAKHNQRFERGQVSYRLATNKYADMLHHEFVHTMNGFNRTAKHNKELYSKGRDSRGATFLSPANVALPEQVDWRAQGAVTDVKDQGKCGSCWSFSATGALEAQHFRKSGFLVSLSEQNLIDCSGAYGNNGCNGGLMDNAFKYIRDNRGIDMEKTYPYEAVDDKCRYNPKNVGADDVGFVDVPEGDEEKLKQAVATVGPVSVAIDASQESFQLYATGVYYDENCSSSNLDHGVLVVGYGTDEDGGDYWLVKNSWGRSWGELGYIKMARNRDNHCGIASAASYPLV